In the Paralichthys olivaceus isolate ysfri-2021 chromosome 15, ASM2471397v2, whole genome shotgun sequence genome, one interval contains:
- the LOC109628314 gene encoding voltage-gated potassium channel subunit beta-2 isoform X2, whose product MFASRGGSGGGKGGKYSVEDLYGFSKKPKASSSSGSIVAKSGARSSKTSDQRTESEALASQLLEAAHRLVERRRLELYLRECGLSLAECEAERSAMTYRNLGKSGLRVSCLGLGTWVTFGSQISDEMAENLMNIAYENGVNLFDTAEVYASGRAEITLGNIIKKKGWRRSSFVITTKIYWGGQAETERGLSRKHIIEGLRGSLSRLQLDYVDIVFANRNDVNSPMEEIVRAMTFVINQGMAMYWGTSRWSAMEIMEAYSVARQFNLIPPVCEQAEYHYFQRDKVEVQLPELYHKIGVGAMTWSPLACGLITGKYSDGVPECSRAAMKGYQWLKERVNSEEGRRQLAKIKELHLLADRLGCTAAQLAIAWCLRSEGVSSVLLGVSNTEQLLENLGALRILSQMTPQTITEIDALLGNKPHSKKESRA is encoded by the exons ATGTTTGCCAGCCGCGGTGGTAGCGGAGGGGGAAAGGGGGGGAAGTACTCGGTGGAGGACCTCTATGGCTTTAGCAAGAAGCCCAAGGCGTCGTCCTCCTCAGGGAGCATCGTGGCCAAATCTGGAGCCCGGAGCAGCAAGACCTCGGACCAGAGGACTGAGTCCGAGGCCCTGGCTTCACAGCTCCTGGAGGCGGCGCACAGGCTGGTGGAGCGACGCCGACTGGAGCTCTACCTGAGGGAGTGTGGCCTCTCCCTGGCCGAGTGTGAGGCTGAGCGCTCAGCCATGACATACAG GAATCTGGGAAAGTCAGGCCTACGCGTTTCCTGCCTCGGGTTAG GCACCTGGGTGACATTTGGATCACAGATCTCTGATGAG ATGGCCGAGAACCTGATGAACATAGCTTATGAGAACGGAGTGAACCTCTTTGACACGGCGGAGGTATACGCCTCTGGAAG AGCGGAAATCACTCTGGGGAACATCATCAAGAAGAAAGGATGGAG ACGTTCAAGTTTTGTCATCAcaacaaaaatctattgggGAGGCCA agctgagacagagagaggactcTCCAGAAAGCATATTATTGAAG GTTTAAGAGGATCCTTATCAAGACTCCAGCTCGATTATGTGGACATTGTTTTTGCCAACAGAAATGATGTCAACAGTCCGATGGAAG AGATCGTACGGGCCATGACCTTTGTAATAAACCAGGGTATGGCCATGTACTGGGGAACCTCACGCTGGAGTGCCATGGAAATCATG GAGGCGTACTCAGTGGCACGCCAGTTCAACCTGATACCACCTGTGTGTGAGCAGGCCGAGTACCACTATTTCCAGAGGGATAAAGTCGAGGTGCAGCTTCCCGAGCTCTACCACAAGATCG GAGTTGGGGCTATGACCTGGTCTCCACTTGCTTGTGGACTAATCACAGGGAAGTACAGCGATGGCGTACCCGAGTGCTCCAGAGCAGCAATGAAG GGATACCAGTGGCTGAAGGAGCGAGTTAACAGTGAGGAGGGCCGCAGACAGCTcgcaaaaatcaaggagctccATCTACTGGCCGACAGACTGGGCTGCACTGCTGCTCAGTTAGCCATAG cctGGTGTCTGCGTAGTGAGGGAGTCAGCTCTGTACTTCTTGGAGTTTCCAATACAGAACAGCTACTTGAGAACCTGGGTGCCCTCCGG ATTTTATCCCAAATGACCCCGCAAACCATTACCGAGATTGATGCCCTGCTGGGAAACAAGCCACACTCCAAGAAAGAGTCACGTGCCTGA
- the LOC109628314 gene encoding voltage-gated potassium channel subunit beta-3 isoform X1: MQVSFACTEHNLKSRSEDRLCGLRTAPPPGGSSGGVGGGGGGGGGGGGGGGGGGGGGGGGGQGSNGNYTSQGSVKTREGSGSRQTPQGHAHMKEAIGRHTSMKYRNLGKSGLRVSCLGLGTWVTFGSQISDEMAENLMNIAYENGVNLFDTAEVYASGRAEITLGNIIKKKGWRRSSFVITTKIYWGGQAETERGLSRKHIIEGLRGSLSRLQLDYVDIVFANRNDVNSPMEEIVRAMTFVINQGMAMYWGTSRWSAMEIMEAYSVARQFNLIPPVCEQAEYHYFQRDKVEVQLPELYHKIGVGAMTWSPLACGLITGKYSDGVPECSRAAMKGYQWLKERVNSEEGRRQLAKIKELHLLADRLGCTAAQLAIAWCLRSEGVSSVLLGVSNTEQLLENLGALRILSQMTPQTITEIDALLGNKPHSKKESRA; this comes from the exons ATGCAGGTGTCCTTCGCCTGCACCGAGCACAACCTCAAGAGTCGCAGTGAGGACCGACTTTGTGGCCTTCGCACCGCTCCACCTCCTGGGGGAAGCAGTGGAGGAGTAGGGGGCGGtggcggtggaggaggaggcggtggtggcggcggaggaggtggtggtggaggaggtggaggtggtggacaAGGGAGCAATGGTAACTACACCTCCCAGGGCTCGGTCAAGACCAGGGAGGGGTCCGGGTCCCGCCAGACACCGCAGGGCCATGCCCACATGAAGGAGGCCATCGGGCGCCACACCAGCATGAAGTACAG GAATCTGGGAAAGTCAGGCCTACGCGTTTCCTGCCTCGGGTTAG GCACCTGGGTGACATTTGGATCACAGATCTCTGATGAG ATGGCCGAGAACCTGATGAACATAGCTTATGAGAACGGAGTGAACCTCTTTGACACGGCGGAGGTATACGCCTCTGGAAG AGCGGAAATCACTCTGGGGAACATCATCAAGAAGAAAGGATGGAG ACGTTCAAGTTTTGTCATCAcaacaaaaatctattgggGAGGCCA agctgagacagagagaggactcTCCAGAAAGCATATTATTGAAG GTTTAAGAGGATCCTTATCAAGACTCCAGCTCGATTATGTGGACATTGTTTTTGCCAACAGAAATGATGTCAACAGTCCGATGGAAG AGATCGTACGGGCCATGACCTTTGTAATAAACCAGGGTATGGCCATGTACTGGGGAACCTCACGCTGGAGTGCCATGGAAATCATG GAGGCGTACTCAGTGGCACGCCAGTTCAACCTGATACCACCTGTGTGTGAGCAGGCCGAGTACCACTATTTCCAGAGGGATAAAGTCGAGGTGCAGCTTCCCGAGCTCTACCACAAGATCG GAGTTGGGGCTATGACCTGGTCTCCACTTGCTTGTGGACTAATCACAGGGAAGTACAGCGATGGCGTACCCGAGTGCTCCAGAGCAGCAATGAAG GGATACCAGTGGCTGAAGGAGCGAGTTAACAGTGAGGAGGGCCGCAGACAGCTcgcaaaaatcaaggagctccATCTACTGGCCGACAGACTGGGCTGCACTGCTGCTCAGTTAGCCATAG cctGGTGTCTGCGTAGTGAGGGAGTCAGCTCTGTACTTCTTGGAGTTTCCAATACAGAACAGCTACTTGAGAACCTGGGTGCCCTCCGG ATTTTATCCCAAATGACCCCGCAAACCATTACCGAGATTGATGCCCTGCTGGGAAACAAGCCACACTCCAAGAAAGAGTCACGTGCCTGA
- the LOC109628749 gene encoding sialidase-3 has protein sequence MGNTASKSGSIEELVKTTLFEKEPSGITYRIPALIYLRHSHTFLAFAEKRSSPCDHDAKILVMRRGTLKDDGSVQWSPSQELSTACLPNHRTMSPCPVYEKNSKMLFLFFICVWGNATEIRQIVTGKNKARLCCVSSSDDGQTWSPTKDLTESVVGETIHKWATFAVGPGHGVQLENGRLIIPAYAYFISYRCCSYPIPFTVYPRALSIYSEDFGQTWHIGKMLRKKSCECEMAEIIDHEGRSHLYCNARNTGGHRCEALSENSGVYFDKPHMASELVEPPSGCQGSVIGFPAPEFVPNDDAESKACGTSLLSPDTQTWLLFMHPTNKSSRRDMGVYLNRSPLHSSGWDRPRIFHRGPSGYSDLAYNGDKDQFSCLMECGKESELEQIAFMSFTLNDVMQTGGKKEKKMH, from the exons ATGGGGAACACGGCGTCGAAGAGTGGCAGCATAGAGGAACTGGTCAAAACAACTTTGTTCGAGAAGGAGCCCAGTGGGATCACATACAGGATCCCTGCTCTCATCTATCTGAGGCACAGTCACACCTTCCTCGCCTTTGCAGAGAAAAGATCCTCCCCCTGTGATCATGATGCCAAAATTCTTGTGATGAGAAGAGGGACGCTGAAAGATGACGGAAGTGTTCAG TGGTCCCCCAGTCAGGAGCTGTCAACAGCATGTCTACCAAACCACCGCACCATGAGCCCCTGCCCCGTGtatgaaaaaaacagcaaaatgttgtttctgttcTTCATCTGCGTGTGGGGAAACGCTACAGAGATTAGGCAGATCGTCACAGGTAAGAACAAGGCACGCCTCTGTTGTGTTAGCAGCAGTGATGATGGGCAGACTTGGAGTCCAACAAAAGACTTAACAGAGAGTGTGGTTGGTGAAACTATCCATAAGTGGGCCACGTTCGCTGTGGGTCCAGGCCACGGTGTTCAGCTGGAGAACGGCAGGTTGATCATCCCAGCCTACGCCTACTTCATCTCTTACAGATGCTGCTCCTACCCCATTCCTTTCACAGTGTACCCACGTGCACTCTCTATTTATAGTGAGGACTTTGGACAGACGTGGCATATAGGTAAGATGCTTCGAAAAAAGTCGTGTGAATGTGAAATGGCAGAGATTATAGACCACGAGGGCAGGAGTCATCTTTACTGCAATGCCCGTAACACTGGAGGCCACAGATGCGAGGCCCTAAGCGAAAACAGTGGCGTGTATTTCGACAAACCCCACATGGCCTCAGAGCTCGTCGAACCACCTTCGGGTTGTCAGGGCAGCGTCATCGGCTTCCCTGCTCCCGAATTTGTCCCAAACGACGACGCTGAAAGCAAAGCTTGCGGCACATCCCTCTTGTCTCCTGACACACAAACCTGGCTCCTCTTCATGCATCCAACCAACAAGTCTAGTAGAAGGGACATGGGCGTGTATTTGAACCGGTCCCCCCTGCACTCGTCGGGCTGGGACCGGCCGAGGATCTTCCACAGGGGACCCAGCGGCTACTCGGACCTGGCCTACAATGGAGACAAGGATCAGTTCTCGTGCCTGATGGAGTGCGGGAAAGAGAGTGAACTTGAGCAGATTGCCTTCATGTCGTTTACCCTTAATGATGTCATGCAGACAGGCggtaagaaagaaaagaagatgcATTGA
- the xrra1 gene encoding X-ray radiation resistance-associated protein 1 isoform X1 — translation MTAASCTLEDGQRHATKCLPARSVLHRRKDGGGHWLVAYRKAEEQSYSHMYRRIKETREGHENIAVTDAPHGHTLDGPFLLRLHCVDKPSELCTVHISEQELDSVKPEDLKMFDNVAYIDASVNLLSLGSFSSFVSLRELNLSVNGIHNMTFDASDFPHLQVLDLSYNSLSADDVVSISRLPRLKVLHLTGNQLHHLPPDLRSTQLFAEEEDDSQFKALEVLMLDDNKLSSGVFNSLRKLKRLKYLNLQGNHISEIPFLQPMGSLEPASISEKEPGNKISQENLEELCKGSNLPLPELQFLNLSHNKIAEEEALMVAAFFPMLREIDIHSNPLTTNRSGDPPLLTYYLQERLGITIKRKETREVLRAPLKVSTDPKWKVEERIPKVSKKRLLMDQETVKKTPECDGKNNEDGPFTENTDNFFVTQAADVSKSDEQETAENEDATVPEKFHHYQRLMDANPHPGVVEPIGIQTAVRMLEHTLKTLNVYRDSKPKSDSIQMPHRETERKIKDLPPLKPAKQPAERVEDMLKEIRESTTIREFALSEAIHSTRVNRQEQKEVLSLLRDMKTKYKMLHKKSIEQVASVESDRNTDLHEAPPPPGQTF, via the exons ATGACTGCTGCGTCCTGCACACTGGAGGACGGACAGAGACATGCGACCAAGTGTCTCCCTGCTCGGTCAGTGCTCCATCGGAGGAAGGACG GGGGTGGACACTGGCTTGTGGCTTACAGGaaggcagaggagcagagttaCAGTCACATGTACAGACGGATTAAAGAGACTCGTGAAGGACATGAGAACATCGCGGTGACTGATGCTCCTCATGGTCACACGTTAGATGGACCCTTCCTC CTGCGGTTACATTGTGTAGATAAACCATCCGAGCTGTGCACCGTTCACATCAGTGAACAGGAGCTAGATTCT GTGAAGCCTGAAGATCTCAAGATGTTCGATAACGTAGCTTACATCGATGCCTCTGTCAACCTCCTGTCTTTAG GGTCTTTCAGCAGTTTTGTGTCTTTACGAGAACTCAATCTGTCTGTAAACGGGATTCACAACATGACGTTTGATGCCTCCGACTTCCCTCACCTCCAG GTTTTGGATTTGTCCTACAACAGTCTGTCAGCTGACGATGTTGTTTCCATCAGTCGGCTTCCTCGTCTAAAAGTCCTTCATCTGACTGGAAATCAgcttcatcatcttcctcctgatCTGAGATCCACTCAGCT ttttgctgaagaagaagacgacTCACAGTTTAAAGCTCTGGAAGTTCTGATGCTTGATGACAACAAACTTTCCTCTGGAGTCTTCAACAGTCTCAGAAAGCTGAAAAG GTTAAAGTACTTGAATTTACAGGGGAACCACATATCTGAAATACCATTTTTGCAGCCAATGGGGTCTTTGGAACCTGCATCCATTTCTGAAAAGGAACCTGGCAATAAAATCTCACAG GAAAACCTGGAGGAGCTCTGCAAAGGATCCAATTTGCCACTACCAGAGCTTCAGTTCCTCAATTTATCTCACAACAAA ATTGCAGAGGAGGAAGCCCTGATGGTCGCTGCTTTTTTCCCTATGCTTCGTGAAATCGATATTCACTCTAACCCTCTGACCACAAACAGAAGCG GAGACCCTCCCTTACTGACCTACTACCTCCAGGAGAGATTGGGGATAACAATAAAGCGTAAAGAGACACGAGAAGTTCTGAGGGCGCCACTGAAAGTGTCCACTGATCCAAAATGGAAG gtggaagaaagaaTCCCAAAGGTGTCAAAGAAACGCTTGTTGATGGACCAGGAAACTGTTAAGAAAACCCCAGAGTGTGATGGGAAGAACAACGAAGACGGCCCCTTCACAGAAAACACGGATAACTTCTTTGTCACTCAG GCTGCAGACGTTTCTAAATCTGATGAACAAGAGACGGCAGAGAACGAGGACGCCACTGTTCCTGAAAAATTCCACCATTACCAAAGGTTGATGGACGCGAACCCACACCCTGGTGTAGTGGAGCCCATTG GAATTCAAACAGCTGTTCGGATGCTGGAACACACACTGAAGACTCTCAATGTTTACAGAGACTCAAAACCAAAATCTGATAGCATCCAGATGCcacacagagagacggagagaaag ATAAAAGATCTTCCACCTTTGAAACCAGCGAAGCAGCCAGCTGAGAGGGTGGAGGACATGCTCAAGGAAATCAGAGAGAGTACAACGATAAGAGAATTCGCCTTGA GCGAGGCCATACACAGCACACGTGTTAACAGGCAAGAACAAAAGGAAGTTTTATCGCTGCTGAGGGACATGAAGACAAAATACAAGATGCTGCACAAGAAAAGCATTGAACAAGTAGCCAGCGTTGAgtctgacagaaacacagacctTCATGAAGCTCCACCTCCGCCTGGTCAGACGTTCTAA
- the xrra1 gene encoding X-ray radiation resistance-associated protein 1 isoform X2: MRPSVSLLGGGHWLVAYRKAEEQSYSHMYRRIKETREGHENIAVTDAPHGHTLDGPFLLRLHCVDKPSELCTVHISEQELDSVKPEDLKMFDNVAYIDASVNLLSLGSFSSFVSLRELNLSVNGIHNMTFDASDFPHLQVLDLSYNSLSADDVVSISRLPRLKVLHLTGNQLHHLPPDLRSTQLFAEEEDDSQFKALEVLMLDDNKLSSGVFNSLRKLKRLKYLNLQGNHISEIPFLQPMGSLEPASISEKEPGNKISQENLEELCKGSNLPLPELQFLNLSHNKIAEEEALMVAAFFPMLREIDIHSNPLTTNRSGDPPLLTYYLQERLGITIKRKETREVLRAPLKVSTDPKWKVEERIPKVSKKRLLMDQETVKKTPECDGKNNEDGPFTENTDNFFVTQAADVSKSDEQETAENEDATVPEKFHHYQRLMDANPHPGVVEPIGIQTAVRMLEHTLKTLNVYRDSKPKSDSIQMPHRETERKIKDLPPLKPAKQPAERVEDMLKEIRESTTIREFALSEAIHSTRVNRQEQKEVLSLLRDMKTKYKMLHKKSIEQVASVESDRNTDLHEAPPPPGQTF; this comes from the exons ATGCGACCAAGTGTCTCCCTGCTCG GGGGTGGACACTGGCTTGTGGCTTACAGGaaggcagaggagcagagttaCAGTCACATGTACAGACGGATTAAAGAGACTCGTGAAGGACATGAGAACATCGCGGTGACTGATGCTCCTCATGGTCACACGTTAGATGGACCCTTCCTC CTGCGGTTACATTGTGTAGATAAACCATCCGAGCTGTGCACCGTTCACATCAGTGAACAGGAGCTAGATTCT GTGAAGCCTGAAGATCTCAAGATGTTCGATAACGTAGCTTACATCGATGCCTCTGTCAACCTCCTGTCTTTAG GGTCTTTCAGCAGTTTTGTGTCTTTACGAGAACTCAATCTGTCTGTAAACGGGATTCACAACATGACGTTTGATGCCTCCGACTTCCCTCACCTCCAG GTTTTGGATTTGTCCTACAACAGTCTGTCAGCTGACGATGTTGTTTCCATCAGTCGGCTTCCTCGTCTAAAAGTCCTTCATCTGACTGGAAATCAgcttcatcatcttcctcctgatCTGAGATCCACTCAGCT ttttgctgaagaagaagacgacTCACAGTTTAAAGCTCTGGAAGTTCTGATGCTTGATGACAACAAACTTTCCTCTGGAGTCTTCAACAGTCTCAGAAAGCTGAAAAG GTTAAAGTACTTGAATTTACAGGGGAACCACATATCTGAAATACCATTTTTGCAGCCAATGGGGTCTTTGGAACCTGCATCCATTTCTGAAAAGGAACCTGGCAATAAAATCTCACAG GAAAACCTGGAGGAGCTCTGCAAAGGATCCAATTTGCCACTACCAGAGCTTCAGTTCCTCAATTTATCTCACAACAAA ATTGCAGAGGAGGAAGCCCTGATGGTCGCTGCTTTTTTCCCTATGCTTCGTGAAATCGATATTCACTCTAACCCTCTGACCACAAACAGAAGCG GAGACCCTCCCTTACTGACCTACTACCTCCAGGAGAGATTGGGGATAACAATAAAGCGTAAAGAGACACGAGAAGTTCTGAGGGCGCCACTGAAAGTGTCCACTGATCCAAAATGGAAG gtggaagaaagaaTCCCAAAGGTGTCAAAGAAACGCTTGTTGATGGACCAGGAAACTGTTAAGAAAACCCCAGAGTGTGATGGGAAGAACAACGAAGACGGCCCCTTCACAGAAAACACGGATAACTTCTTTGTCACTCAG GCTGCAGACGTTTCTAAATCTGATGAACAAGAGACGGCAGAGAACGAGGACGCCACTGTTCCTGAAAAATTCCACCATTACCAAAGGTTGATGGACGCGAACCCACACCCTGGTGTAGTGGAGCCCATTG GAATTCAAACAGCTGTTCGGATGCTGGAACACACACTGAAGACTCTCAATGTTTACAGAGACTCAAAACCAAAATCTGATAGCATCCAGATGCcacacagagagacggagagaaag ATAAAAGATCTTCCACCTTTGAAACCAGCGAAGCAGCCAGCTGAGAGGGTGGAGGACATGCTCAAGGAAATCAGAGAGAGTACAACGATAAGAGAATTCGCCTTGA GCGAGGCCATACACAGCACACGTGTTAACAGGCAAGAACAAAAGGAAGTTTTATCGCTGCTGAGGGACATGAAGACAAAATACAAGATGCTGCACAAGAAAAGCATTGAACAAGTAGCCAGCGTTGAgtctgacagaaacacagacctTCATGAAGCTCCACCTCCGCCTGGTCAGACGTTCTAA